In Cryptosporangium phraense, a genomic segment contains:
- a CDS encoding LpqB family beta-propeller domain-containing protein, with product MARPGVVRWAAAALVATALAGCAHVPDSGPAVPIAVSGGSPGGEASNSSVNTELPGPSGDADTSVRSYVNALLTTRNPGPLGDRYLPTKALRTAFSQIRSVVIVKGDITTSVAPIAAQADTTTATFRADLLGTVDSDGVFQHGENPSWQLQVRIQLVRGNWVFAEPPPIIVKTDQFGTAFSEQTVYYAAAPSAITGTNPRLVVPETRYVNEDISDQPSQLVDYVLAGPSAELSRVAANPLPNIKRTRRVAVEDGDLIIELEPEAESASKEALNAFVAEVGWSLSDSFQGAVRLLVGGRPLDVDGFAATQPQSVWRRYNPAVVSEPGLPAFQIRNGAVRELTPGGNTEPDRPGLKRPILQKGVHSAAVSVDLTRLAIVRDEPGGGQRLWVADASGTLQPTLRAPEIGRPTWGGNRSTVAVPINGRVLEVGVGNVSRPTEVRVIGPGGRSLTDVSAIRLSLDGVRGLVINGEGSTAKLYYGTLTGATGGVLVLTVRELEVDGTPRDVSWYGLANAAVAVEQANGRISVVLAPIDGTPAHSQSSDRSAPFPTTVRIAADPTANPEDSIPLEVGGKIVDYSVNSRPLNPDTPGAAPFYPG from the coding sequence GTGGCTAGGCCGGGCGTCGTCCGTTGGGCCGCCGCCGCGCTGGTGGCGACCGCACTCGCGGGCTGCGCGCACGTGCCCGACAGCGGGCCGGCCGTACCGATCGCGGTGTCCGGTGGCTCGCCGGGCGGTGAGGCGTCGAACAGCAGCGTGAACACCGAGCTCCCGGGGCCGAGCGGGGACGCCGACACGTCCGTCCGGTCGTACGTCAACGCGCTGCTGACCACCCGGAACCCGGGACCACTGGGCGACCGGTACCTGCCGACCAAGGCGCTGCGGACCGCGTTCAGCCAGATCCGGTCGGTCGTGATCGTCAAGGGCGACATCACGACGTCGGTCGCTCCGATCGCCGCGCAGGCCGACACCACGACCGCGACGTTCCGCGCCGACCTGCTCGGCACCGTCGACAGCGACGGCGTCTTCCAGCACGGCGAGAACCCGTCCTGGCAGCTCCAGGTGCGGATCCAGCTGGTCAGGGGCAACTGGGTGTTCGCCGAGCCGCCGCCGATCATCGTCAAGACCGACCAGTTCGGCACCGCGTTCTCGGAGCAGACCGTGTACTACGCGGCTGCGCCGAGTGCGATCACCGGCACGAACCCGCGGCTGGTCGTCCCGGAGACCCGGTACGTCAACGAGGACATCAGCGACCAGCCGAGCCAGCTCGTCGACTACGTGCTCGCCGGTCCGTCGGCCGAGCTCAGTCGCGTCGCGGCGAACCCGCTCCCGAACATCAAGCGGACGCGGCGGGTCGCCGTCGAAGACGGCGACCTGATCATCGAACTCGAGCCGGAGGCCGAGTCGGCGAGCAAGGAAGCGCTCAACGCGTTCGTCGCCGAGGTCGGCTGGTCGTTGAGCGACTCGTTCCAGGGCGCGGTGCGGTTGCTGGTGGGTGGCCGTCCGCTGGACGTGGACGGGTTCGCGGCGACCCAGCCGCAGAGCGTCTGGCGGCGCTACAACCCGGCCGTCGTCAGCGAGCCGGGCCTGCCCGCGTTCCAGATCCGGAACGGCGCGGTGCGAGAGCTCACGCCGGGCGGCAACACCGAGCCGGACCGGCCCGGGCTCAAGCGGCCGATCCTGCAGAAGGGCGTCCACAGCGCGGCCGTGTCCGTCGACCTGACCCGGCTGGCCATCGTCCGGGACGAGCCGGGCGGGGGGCAGCGGCTGTGGGTGGCGGACGCGTCCGGGACGCTCCAGCCGACGCTGCGCGCGCCCGAGATCGGTCGTCCGACCTGGGGTGGCAACCGGTCGACGGTCGCCGTGCCGATCAACGGCCGGGTGCTCGAGGTGGGGGTCGGGAACGTCAGCAGGCCGACCGAGGTCCGCGTCATCGGGCCGGGCGGACGGTCGCTGACCGACGTCTCGGCGATCCGGCTCTCGCTCGACGGCGTCCGCGGGCTGGTGATCAACGGCGAGGGCAGCACCGCGAAGCTCTACTACGGCACGCTCACCGGCGCGACCGGCGGCGTGCTCGTGCTGACCGTCCGCGAGCTGGAGGTCGACGGGACGCCCCGGGACGTGTCCTGGTACGGCCTGGCCAATGCGGCGGTGGCGGTGGAACAGGCGAACGGGCGGATCTCGGTCGTGCTGGCCCCGATCGACGGGACGCCGGCGCATTCGCAGTCGTCCGACCGGTCGGCACCGTTCCCGACCACGGTGCGGATCGCCGCCGACCCGACGGCCAACCCCGAGGACAGCATTCCGCTCGAGGTCGGCGGGAAGATCGTCGACTACAGCGTGAACAGCCGGCCGTTGAACCCGGATACTCCCGGCGCGGCGCCGTTCTACCCGGGCTGA
- the hpf gene encoding ribosome hibernation-promoting factor, HPF/YfiA family yields the protein MDIVVKGRNVEVPDHYRQHVGEKIARIERYDQKLIRIDVELFHEPNRRQAQTCQRVEITVKTRGPMIRSEACAADFYSALDLAMTKLENRLRRAADRRRVHHGRRTPVSVASAMADATLELPASMWTSPDGLEQPVDGAVAVLDEWEDGPCRIVRTKEHPGEPMTVDDALFEMELVGHDFYLFNDKDTGRPSVVYRRKGYDYGVICLGI from the coding sequence GTGGACATCGTCGTCAAGGGTCGTAACGTCGAGGTGCCCGATCACTACCGGCAGCACGTGGGCGAAAAAATCGCCCGGATCGAGCGCTACGACCAGAAGTTGATTCGTATCGACGTCGAACTGTTCCACGAGCCGAACCGCAGGCAGGCGCAGACCTGCCAGCGGGTCGAGATCACCGTGAAGACCCGGGGCCCGATGATTCGCAGTGAAGCCTGCGCGGCGGACTTCTACTCCGCATTGGACCTCGCGATGACGAAACTGGAGAACCGTCTCCGACGCGCGGCCGACCGCCGGCGCGTCCACCACGGTCGTCGCACCCCCGTCTCGGTCGCCTCGGCGATGGCGGACGCGACTCTCGAGCTCCCGGCGTCCATGTGGACGTCGCCCGACGGCCTGGAACAGCCCGTCGACGGAGCCGTCGCCGTCCTCGACGAGTGGGAGGACGGCCCGTGCCGGATCGTCCGCACCAAGGAGCACCCGGGCGAGCCGATGACCGTGGATGACGCCCTCTTCGAGATGGAACTCGTCGGGCACGACTTCTACCTCTTCAACGACAAGGACACCGGCCGCCCGTCGGTCGTGTACCGCCGCAAGGGCTACGACTACGGCGTCATCTGCCTGGGCATTTAG
- a CDS encoding ComF family protein → MLDAVLELVLPVRCAACGGDRGPLCPACAREVRAARPVAVPPGERSGGAEPAVCVASGVYGGALRSLLIAYKERGSRSLARPLGARLAVAVAGLGGRGPLLLVPVPSSPAAIRARGGDHVLRLARRAAATLRSHGVDARPAQLLTLRRIPVDSVGLSPAERRANIAGAFGAVRGGGRGGGVVLVDDIVTTGATLTEAARAASGAGLSVVGAAVVAATRRRP, encoded by the coding sequence ATGCTCGACGCGGTGCTGGAACTCGTCCTGCCGGTGCGGTGTGCGGCCTGCGGGGGTGACCGCGGGCCGCTGTGTCCGGCGTGCGCACGGGAGGTGCGGGCGGCCCGTCCGGTGGCGGTGCCGCCGGGCGAGCGGTCCGGTGGCGCGGAGCCGGCGGTGTGTGTCGCGTCGGGGGTGTACGGGGGTGCGCTGCGGTCGCTGCTGATCGCCTACAAGGAGCGCGGAAGCCGGTCGCTGGCCCGTCCGCTGGGGGCGCGGCTGGCGGTCGCGGTGGCGGGTCTGGGCGGCCGCGGGCCACTGCTGTTGGTGCCCGTCCCGTCGTCACCGGCTGCGATCCGCGCTCGCGGTGGTGACCACGTGTTGCGCCTGGCCCGGCGGGCTGCGGCTACATTGCGTTCCCACGGAGTGGACGCCCGCCCGGCTCAGTTGCTCACTCTGCGTCGCATTCCGGTGGATTCGGTGGGATTGAGCCCGGCTGAGCGTCGAGCGAACATCGCCGGCGCGTTCGGGGCGGTTCGTGGGGGCGGCCGGGGCGGCGGGGTCGTGCTGGTCGACGACATCGTGACCACCGGTGCGACGCTCACCGAGGCGGCCCGGGCGGCGTCCGGAGCCGGGTTGTCGGTGGTGGGGGCGGCGGTGGTCGCGGCCACTCGTCGGCGACCCTAG